In Prunus dulcis chromosome 2, ALMONDv2, whole genome shotgun sequence, a single genomic region encodes these proteins:
- the LOC117619481 gene encoding beta-hexosaminidase 2 — translation MFSVFNTFNSSALQILIILSLLLASAAQISFSSSQSNSNSGVNVWPKPRNFSWPQPQQANLLSPNFSITFPDHHKYLSSSVKRYLQLILSEHHLPLVNPSSFIHINTSAPPLLTLSVTVADLSAPLHHGVDESYTLTIPISGGAADLAAQTAWGAMRGLETFSQLVWGDPSLVAVGVYVWDSPLFGHRGVMLDTSRNFYGVQDMLRTIEAMSANKLNVFHWHITDSHSFPLMVPSEPELASKGSYGSNMHYSPADVTKIVEFGLEHGVRVLPEIDSPGHTGSWAAAYPDIVTCANMFWWPDGVDWADRLAAEPGTGHLNPLNPKTYQVLKNIIRDVAILFPEPFYHAGADEIIPGCWKADPTIQSFLSEGGTLSQLLELFVNSTFPYIVSLNRTVVYWEDVLLDDNIKVQSTVLPQEHTILQTWNNGHNNTKRIVSSGYRVIVSSSEFYYLDCGHGDFLGNNSIYDQQTGSGTRNGGSWCGPFKTWQTMYNYDITYGLTEEEVKLVLGGEVALWSEQADPTVLDARIWPRASAVAESLWSGNRDEKGMKRYAEATDRLNEWRSRIVARGVGAEPIQPLWCVRNPGMCNTFNPVG, via the exons ATGTTTTCTGTCTTCAATACCTTCAATTCTAGTGCCTTGCAGATTCTCATCATCCTAAGCTTGCTCTTGGCCTCTGCTGCGCAAATCTCATTCTCATCCTCCCAATCTAATTCCAATTCCGGAGTCAATGTGTGGCCAAAGCCAAGGAACTTTTCGTGGCCTCAGCCGCAGCAGGCCAACCTTCTCTCCCCTAACTTCTCCATCACTTTTCCGGACCACCACAAATACCTATCATCCTCCGTAAAACGGTACCTGCAGCTTATTCTAAGCGAGCACCACCTCCCCCTCGTCAACCCATCCTCCTTCATCCACATCAACACCTCCGCCCCACCCTTGCTCACCCTCTCCGTCACTGTTGCTGATCTCAGCGCCCCTCTTCACCACGGTGTCGATGAGTCTTACACACTTACAATCCCCATCTCCGGAGGAGCCGCCGATCTGGCTGCCCAGACGGCGTGGGGCGCCATGAGGGGCCTCGAGACATTTTCACAGCTGGTGTGGGGCGATCCCTCCCTCGTGGCTGTGGGCGTCTACGTGTGGGACTCTCCACTCTTCGGGCACAGAGGAGTGATGCTGGACACCTCTAGAAACTTCTACGGAGTGCAGGACATGCTCAGGACCATTGAGGCAATGAGCGCCAATAAGCTCAATGTCTTCCATTGGCACATCACTGACTCTCATTCTTTCCCACTGATGGTGCCTTCCGAGCCTGAGTTGGCATCCAAGGGATCTTATGGGTCGAATATGCACTACTCTCCGGCTGATGTCACCAAGATTGTTGAGTTTGGTTTGGAGCATGGTGTCAGGGTTCTCCCGGAAATCGATTCGCCTG GCCACACAGGATCGTGGGCCGCAGCCTACCCAGATATTGTGACATGTGCAAATATGTTCTGGTGGCCAGATGGAGTTGATTGGGCTGACCGGCTTGCTGCTGAACCAGGAACCGGTCATCTGAATCCATTGAACCCCAAGACCTACCAAGTCCTCAAAAACATCATCCGTGATGTGGCAATACTATTCCCTGAACCATTTTACCACGCTGGAGCTGATGAGATCATACCTGGCTGCTGGAAAGCTGATCCGACCATTCAGTCATTCCTATCTGAGGGTGGAACTCTCAGTCAGCTCCTTGAGCTTTTTGTCAACTCCACTTTCCCTTACATTGTATCACTTAATAGGACAGTGGTGTATTGGGAAGACGTTTTACTGGATGATAATATCAAGGTGCAATCAACAGTTCTTCCCCAAGAGCATACCATCTTACAAACGTGGAACAATGGTCACAACAACACTAAACGAATTGTGTCTTCTGGATACCGTGTCATCGTGTCATCTTCAGAATTCTATTACTTGGATTGTGGTCACGGTGACTTTCTAGGGAACAATAGCATCTATGATCAACAAACAGGCAGTGGCACAAGAAATGGGGGATCCTGGTGCGGTCCTTTCAAAACATGGCAAACCATGTATAATTATGATATAACGTATGGATTGACTGAAGAGGAGGTGAAGTTGGTGCTAGGTGGAGAGGTTGCATTGTGGTCTGAGCAAGCTGACCCGACAGTTTTGGATGCACGCATTTGGCCGCGAGCTTCAGCAGTGGCAGAGTCATTATGGTCGGGGAATAGGGACGAGAAAGGTATGAAGAGGTATGCAGAGGCAACTGATCGGTTGAATGAATGGAGGAGCAGAATTGTGGCTAGAGGTGTTGGGGCTGAACCCATTCAACCACTTTGGTGTGTCAGGAACCCAGGAATGTGCAACACATTTAACCCAGTTGGTTAA
- the LOC117619324 gene encoding non-specific lipid-transfer protein 8-like — translation MKLSRTPCPIPTTAALIGCLLLLATVSEATLSCSDVTKDLRPCLSYLVNGSGKPPAACCAGASALASAASTSADKQAACGCIKSAAQKINLKVQLAQALPGNCGINLPFTISPNTDCSKVG, via the exons ATGAAACTTTCCAGAACACCATGCCCAATTCCAACCACGGCTGCTCTCATTGGCTGCCTTCTCTTACTCGCTACAGTTTCAGAGGCCACATTATCTTGCAGCGATGTAACCAAGGACCTTAGACCGTGCCTGAGCTACCTAGTAAATGGTTCAGGGAAGCCACCTGCGGCATGTTGTGCTGGAGCCTCAGCCCTCGCATCTGCTGCATCAACCTCTGCCGATAAGCAAGCTGCATGCGGCTGTATTAAGTCAGCAGCCCAGAAAATAAATCTCAAAGTTCAATTGGCCCAAGCTCTTCCAGGGAACTGTGGAATCAACTTGCCTTTCACTATTTCACCAAATACTGACTGTTCAAA GGTTGGTTGA